One region of Opitutaceae bacterium genomic DNA includes:
- the rph gene encoding ribonuclease PH: MPYSNRPDGRHPDQLRPISFEAGIAPNATGSVLVSFGCTRVICAATIEPNVPTWMKQQGVKGGWLTAEYSMLPYSTHERKARDISKGRIDGRTVEIQRLIGRSLRAVIDLQKLGQNTLWVDCDVLQADGGTRTASITGAYLAARLAVQNLIDSRRIAENPLNDSVAAVSVGVFEGQELLDLPYLEDKDAEVDFNVVMTGQGRFVEVQGSGEEATFTETQLQSLLTLARKGLKEIASLQTAFLTRQLLKS, translated from the coding sequence ATGCCATACTCAAATCGCCCAGACGGCCGTCATCCGGATCAGCTTCGTCCCATTTCCTTCGAGGCCGGAATCGCTCCAAATGCCACCGGATCGGTGCTCGTGTCCTTCGGATGCACTCGCGTGATCTGCGCCGCAACCATCGAACCAAACGTTCCCACCTGGATGAAACAACAGGGCGTCAAGGGCGGGTGGCTCACTGCGGAGTATTCAATGCTACCCTACTCAACCCATGAGCGAAAGGCGCGCGATATTTCCAAGGGAAGGATCGACGGGCGCACGGTCGAGATCCAGCGCCTCATCGGACGTTCCCTTCGGGCGGTCATCGACCTGCAGAAACTCGGCCAGAACACGCTTTGGGTCGATTGCGACGTGCTCCAGGCTGACGGCGGAACACGCACCGCCTCCATTACGGGTGCCTACCTCGCCGCGCGGCTCGCCGTGCAGAATCTGATCGACTCCAGGCGCATCGCCGAGAATCCGCTCAACGATTCGGTCGCGGCGGTGAGCGTCGGTGTCTTTGAGGGACAGGAACTCCTCGACCTGCCCTACCTCGAGGACAAGGATGCCGAAGTCGACTTCAATGTAGTCATGACCGGACAGGGTCGTTTTGTCGAAGTGCAGGGATCAGGGGAGGAGGCAACTTTCACCGAAACCCAGCTTCAATCTCTCCTGACCCTCGCCCGCAAGGGCCTCAAGGAAATCGCCTCACTTCAGACTGCCTTTCTCACGCGTCAGCTCCTGAAGTCTTGA
- the sucC gene encoding ADP-forming succinate--CoA ligase subunit beta — MNIHEYQAKALLDKYGVPVPKGAPARTHEEFVTALAQLPDGPTMVKSQIHAGGRGKGTFTNGFKGGVKFCRTKAEAREVAGRMLGNTLVTVQTGPAGRKVQTVYFTVASDIKKEYYLAILLDRATSRPVIVASTEGGVEIEKVAHETPEKIFKVLVDPAYGLADFQVRQLITGLALNSAEAKAAAKLIRNLYTMFWETDAAMIEVNPLITTPAGEVLALDAKVSFDSNALFRHPGISALRDLNEEDPKEIEASRFNLSYIALDGNIACLVNGAGLAMSTMDIIKHYGGNPANFLDVGGGASKDQVVAAFKIILGDANVKGIFVNIFGGIMDCNVIATGIVEAVREVGLKLPLVVRLEGNNVAAGKATLSGSGLTIVSGDTMADAAQKIVKLVA, encoded by the coding sequence ATGAACATCCATGAATATCAGGCCAAGGCGCTCCTCGACAAATACGGTGTTCCCGTCCCCAAAGGGGCGCCGGCCAGGACACATGAGGAGTTTGTGACAGCGCTGGCCCAGCTTCCCGATGGCCCCACCATGGTGAAGTCACAGATACATGCCGGCGGCCGCGGAAAGGGCACCTTCACCAACGGATTCAAGGGCGGCGTAAAATTCTGCCGCACGAAGGCTGAAGCCAGGGAGGTGGCTGGAAGGATGCTCGGCAACACCCTGGTCACCGTGCAGACAGGCCCGGCGGGCCGGAAGGTTCAGACCGTCTATTTCACCGTCGCGAGTGACATCAAGAAGGAATACTATCTGGCCATCCTCCTCGACCGCGCCACCTCAAGACCCGTGATTGTCGCCTCCACGGAAGGTGGAGTGGAGATTGAAAAGGTCGCCCATGAGACCCCCGAGAAAATCTTCAAGGTCCTCGTCGATCCCGCCTACGGTCTGGCAGATTTCCAAGTCCGCCAGCTCATCACCGGGCTCGCCCTGAACTCCGCCGAGGCAAAAGCCGCAGCCAAACTCATTCGCAATCTCTACACGATGTTCTGGGAAACAGATGCGGCGATGATCGAGGTCAATCCTCTCATCACCACCCCCGCCGGTGAGGTTCTTGCCCTCGACGCCAAGGTGTCCTTTGATTCGAACGCACTCTTTCGCCATCCCGGGATCTCCGCTCTGCGCGACCTGAACGAAGAGGACCCCAAGGAAATCGAGGCATCCCGGTTCAACCTTTCGTACATCGCCCTCGACGGCAACATCGCCTGTCTGGTCAACGGCGCCGGGCTCGCCATGAGTACCATGGACATCATCAAGCACTACGGCGGCAATCCCGCCAATTTCCTTGATGTCGGCGGAGGTGCATCCAAGGACCAAGTTGTGGCAGCCTTCAAGATCATCCTTGGCGATGCCAATGTGAAGGGCATCTTCGTCAATATCTTCGGCGGAATCATGGATTGCAATGTCATCGCCACGGGCATCGTCGAAGCCGTCAGGGAGGTTGGACTCAAACTTCCCCTGGTCGTTCGCCTGGAAGGCAACAACGTGGCCGCTGGCAAGGCCACGCTCAGCGGAAGCGGGCTCACCATCGTGAGCGGCGACACCATGGCCGATGCCGCACAGAAAATCGTCAAGCTCGTCGCCTGA
- the sucD gene encoding succinate--CoA ligase subunit alpha, whose translation MAILITPETKILVQGITGDFGGRHARLSLDYGTKVVGGVTPGKGGQVFEHEQHRVPIFNSVHDAVAATGAMVSVVFVPPPFAGDAILEGVDAGLDLVVTITEGIPVRDMIRVKRTISGSKTRLVGPNCPGLVTPGTGPQSTGGCRIGIAPGYIHKKGHVGVVSRSGTLTYEAVYQLTTRNIGQSTCVGIGGDPVNGTSHLDVVRMFNADPDTHGIILIGEIGGNAEVEAARWIRANVTKPVAGFIAGATAPAGRRMGHAGAIVGGAEDTAAAKIAVFKECGIEVAATPSDMAEALLRSARARGVTLK comes from the coding sequence ATGGCCATTCTCATCACCCCCGAAACAAAAATCCTCGTTCAAGGAATCACCGGTGACTTCGGCGGACGCCACGCCCGGTTGTCACTCGACTACGGCACAAAGGTCGTCGGGGGGGTGACCCCCGGCAAAGGTGGCCAGGTGTTCGAACATGAGCAGCACCGCGTGCCAATCTTCAATTCGGTTCACGACGCTGTCGCGGCCACTGGTGCCATGGTCTCCGTCGTGTTTGTCCCACCGCCTTTCGCTGGCGACGCCATTCTTGAGGGCGTGGATGCCGGTCTTGATCTCGTTGTCACGATCACCGAGGGCATTCCTGTTCGTGACATGATACGCGTGAAGCGGACGATCTCCGGCAGCAAGACCCGCCTGGTTGGGCCGAACTGCCCTGGACTCGTGACACCAGGAACGGGTCCGCAAAGCACCGGTGGCTGCAGAATTGGCATCGCTCCCGGTTACATTCACAAGAAGGGCCACGTGGGCGTTGTTTCGCGCTCAGGGACACTGACCTATGAGGCGGTCTATCAATTGACCACCAGAAACATCGGCCAATCCACGTGCGTTGGCATCGGAGGTGATCCTGTCAACGGCACCTCCCACTTGGATGTGGTCAGGATGTTCAACGCAGATCCAGACACTCACGGCATCATCCTGATCGGAGAGATCGGAGGCAACGCGGAGGTTGAAGCAGCGCGCTGGATCAGGGCCAACGTGACAAAGCCGGTCGCCGGTTTCATCGCGGGAGCCACAGCTCCGGCGGGCCGCCGCATGGGACACGCCGGCGCAATCGTGGGAGGCGCCGAAGACACAGCCGCAGCCAAGATCGCCGTATTCAAGGAGTGCGGCATTGAGGTTGCAGCAACTCCGTCCGACATGGCCGAAGCCCTGCTGCGCTCTGCAAGGGCCAGGGGCGTCACCCTCAAATGA
- a CDS encoding RNA polymerase sigma factor, whose amino-acid sequence MPDADGVEFDFSGCLERVRHNDQDAARALVEHLYPLVIRIARARLPRRVSEEDIAQDVFLKMFARLSQYQGTVPFTHWVSRIALTTCIDHLRQQQRRPEFRWADLSENEAEVLENVLTNENDRGPDDALSAKELVGKLLETLKPADRMVIQLLDLEQKSIAEIARLTGWNSSLIKVRAFRARKRLRKALEELESSERL is encoded by the coding sequence ATGCCTGATGCCGACGGTGTCGAATTCGATTTTTCCGGGTGTCTGGAGCGCGTTCGACACAATGACCAGGACGCTGCGCGAGCGTTGGTTGAACACCTTTATCCGCTGGTCATCCGGATTGCACGAGCGCGCCTGCCGCGTCGCGTGTCAGAGGAGGACATTGCGCAGGACGTCTTTTTGAAAATGTTTGCGCGGCTTTCACAGTATCAGGGAACGGTGCCGTTCACCCATTGGGTGTCGCGCATTGCGCTGACCACCTGCATCGACCATCTGCGCCAGCAGCAGCGCCGGCCGGAGTTCCGCTGGGCGGATCTTTCCGAAAATGAGGCTGAAGTGCTGGAAAATGTCCTGACAAATGAGAATGACCGGGGGCCGGACGACGCGCTGTCGGCGAAGGAGCTGGTTGGCAAGCTGCTGGAAACCTTGAAGCCGGCGGATCGCATGGTCATTCAGCTTCTCGACCTCGAGCAGAAGTCGATTGCGGAAATAGCTCGATTGACTGGATGGAATTCTTCCCTGATCAAGGTGCGTGCGTTTCGCGCTCGCAAGCGATTGAGGAAGGCCTTGGAAGAACTCGAATCATCAGAACGCTTATGA
- the leuA gene encoding 2-isopropylmalate synthase, whose product MKSQPISKYRPFPPVSLPHRQWPNRTLTRAPIWCSVDLRDGNQALAQPMSVDEKLEYFEMLVKIGFKEIEVGFPSASQIEFDFCRRLIEENRIPADVSIQILCQCREDLIVRSIEALRGARSVIFHLYNSTSPAQRRYVFNSDTSEIIRIATRGIEWLKQHAAELVASGTRLRLEYSPESFNSTELDFSLQICEAVTDVWKPTPENRIIINLPATVEYATPNVHADQIEWMCTHLTRRDSTIISLHTHNDRGTGVAASELALLAGADRVEGTLFGNGERTGNLDLVTIALNLHTHGIPTGLDLSDLPSIREVYERTTRMDVHTRHPYAGDLVFTAFSGSHQDAIKKSWDRQVSGTPWDVLYIPIDPADIGRSYKAIIRINSQSGKGGVAYVLEHEFGYQLPKLMHKEIGRTINELADSTGRELTPQEIHDAFIRDYIERKSPVSLLEFRTVDRANQVTCQAELVVNGNARLVSGRGNGPIDAFVQATREAGIPKFELLSYSEHSLGSGAEARAVSYIQIRTETGRTCFGAGIDTNIELASIKAVVSAINRASA is encoded by the coding sequence ATGAAGTCCCAACCCATTTCCAAATACCGGCCCTTCCCGCCGGTTTCACTGCCACATCGACAATGGCCGAATCGCACGCTCACGCGTGCTCCAATCTGGTGCAGCGTCGATCTCCGCGACGGCAACCAGGCGCTCGCCCAGCCCATGAGCGTCGACGAGAAGCTCGAGTACTTCGAAATGCTCGTGAAGATAGGCTTCAAGGAGATCGAGGTCGGTTTCCCTTCGGCCTCCCAGATAGAATTCGATTTCTGCCGCCGGCTCATCGAAGAGAACCGCATCCCCGCCGATGTTTCCATCCAGATCCTCTGCCAGTGCCGCGAGGACCTCATCGTGCGGTCGATAGAGGCTCTCAGGGGCGCAAGGAGTGTCATATTCCACCTCTACAACTCGACCTCGCCGGCCCAGCGGCGCTACGTGTTCAACTCCGATACATCGGAAATCATCCGCATCGCCACCCGCGGCATCGAATGGCTCAAGCAGCATGCAGCGGAACTCGTCGCAAGCGGAACCAGGCTCAGGCTCGAATACTCCCCTGAAAGCTTCAACAGCACCGAACTCGATTTTTCGCTGCAAATCTGCGAGGCCGTCACGGATGTCTGGAAACCCACGCCAGAAAACAGGATCATCATCAATCTCCCAGCGACAGTCGAATACGCCACGCCCAACGTGCATGCCGATCAGATTGAATGGATGTGCACCCACCTGACCCGTCGGGACAGCACGATCATTTCCCTGCACACCCACAATGACCGGGGCACCGGCGTTGCAGCCTCGGAACTCGCGCTGCTCGCGGGCGCCGATCGCGTCGAGGGAACGCTTTTCGGAAATGGCGAACGCACGGGAAACCTCGACCTGGTCACCATCGCCCTGAACCTCCACACGCACGGCATTCCCACCGGCCTCGATCTGAGCGATCTGCCTTCGATCCGGGAGGTCTACGAGCGGACTACGCGCATGGATGTCCATACCCGCCACCCCTACGCAGGTGACCTTGTGTTCACCGCCTTCAGCGGCTCGCATCAGGATGCGATCAAGAAATCCTGGGACCGCCAGGTTTCGGGCACGCCCTGGGATGTGCTGTACATCCCGATCGATCCCGCTGACATCGGCCGAAGCTACAAGGCGATCATCCGGATCAATTCCCAGTCGGGCAAGGGTGGCGTCGCCTACGTCCTCGAGCATGAGTTCGGCTACCAGTTGCCCAAGCTCATGCACAAGGAAATCGGCCGCACCATCAACGAACTCGCCGACTCCACCGGGAGGGAGCTGACCCCGCAGGAAATTCACGACGCTTTCATTCGTGACTACATCGAGCGCAAGTCGCCGGTGTCCCTGCTCGAATTTCGCACGGTCGACCGCGCGAACCAGGTGACCTGCCAGGCCGAGCTTGTCGTCAATGGAAACGCGAGGCTCGTGTCCGGCAGGGGCAACGGCCCAATTGATGCGTTCGTGCAGGCAACACGCGAGGCCGGCATTCCCAAATTCGAGCTGCTCAGCTACTCCGAGCATTCGCTCGGCAGCGGAGCAGAGGCCCGCGCAGTCAGCTACATCCAGATCAGAACCGAAACGGGGCGCACCTGCTTCGGTGCGGGCATCGACACCAACATCGAGCTTGCATCGATCAAGGCTGTTGTCAGCGCAATCAATCGCGCATCCGCGTGA
- a CDS encoding YjgP/YjgQ family permease codes for MSLLHRYIFLAVLGACGAAVALFAFMLIVGNMLKDLLPFVMGGQLSPGTFLKLVGLLAQVVAAYALPMGVLTGVLLVLGRMSAQNEITAMRAAGLSLVYIAQPILFLGLAGTLLCGYINFHSMPKSKTAYKRILAEAVQRNPLSFIVPKTFIRDFRGVVIYVGAKQDNLLRDVWIWELDDQNRVIRSGRAASGKVSFDDAGGRLVLVLSHVSFEVRDKDNPEDFSKPVQRGTSEEFTVELAMEHLLGTQAVRQKPGWMTLEELFTQQQKLARPDESADPERRERERMAISFAINEKATSAVAVLAFALLAVPLGIKVSRKETSANLGVALLLVMSYYFLTVCVEWLDKKPALRPDILIWIPVSLFLVLGLAMFRRLGRV; via the coding sequence ATGTCGCTTCTGCACCGCTACATATTCCTTGCCGTACTGGGTGCCTGTGGCGCGGCGGTGGCGCTCTTTGCCTTCATGTTGATTGTTGGAAACATGCTGAAGGACCTGCTGCCGTTTGTGATGGGCGGCCAGCTTTCGCCGGGAACCTTTCTCAAGCTGGTGGGATTGCTGGCGCAGGTCGTGGCCGCCTATGCACTGCCGATGGGAGTGCTTACGGGAGTGCTCCTCGTTCTCGGCAGAATGTCGGCGCAGAATGAGATCACTGCGATGCGGGCGGCGGGATTGAGCCTTGTCTATATTGCGCAGCCGATCCTTTTCCTCGGACTTGCCGGGACGCTCCTGTGCGGATACATCAATTTTCATTCCATGCCGAAGTCGAAAACCGCCTACAAACGCATACTGGCGGAAGCGGTTCAGAGGAATCCGCTCAGCTTCATCGTGCCGAAGACCTTCATCCGGGATTTTCGCGGAGTCGTCATTTACGTGGGTGCGAAGCAGGACAATCTGCTGCGGGATGTGTGGATCTGGGAGCTTGACGATCAAAACCGCGTGATTCGCTCGGGTCGGGCGGCGAGCGGAAAGGTCTCCTTTGATGATGCCGGGGGACGGCTTGTACTGGTCCTGAGCCATGTGAGCTTCGAGGTGCGCGACAAGGACAACCCGGAGGACTTCAGCAAGCCGGTCCAGCGCGGCACTTCCGAGGAATTTACGGTTGAGCTGGCGATGGAGCACCTGCTTGGAACGCAGGCGGTGCGGCAGAAACCGGGCTGGATGACGCTGGAGGAGCTGTTCACGCAACAGCAGAAGCTCGCCCGGCCGGACGAATCGGCTGACCCCGAAAGGCGCGAGCGGGAACGCATGGCGATTTCCTTTGCGATCAATGAAAAGGCGACGTCGGCAGTGGCTGTTTTAGCCTTTGCGCTGCTTGCCGTGCCGCTCGGCATCAAGGTGTCAAGGAAGGAGACCAGCGCCAATCTCGGCGTCGCCCTGCTGCTGGTGATGAGTTACTACTTTCTCACGGTGTGCGTCGAGTGGCTTGACAAGAAACCTGCGCTGCGTCCGGACATCCTCATCTGGATTCCGGTATCGCTGTTCCTCGTTCTTGGTTTGGCAATGTTCAGACGCCTGGGGCGCGTCTGA
- the rlmN gene encoding 23S rRNA (adenine(2503)-C(2))-methyltransferase RlmN yields the protein MRFTPEKPPITGETLGTLSASLKDQGEPAFRARQILDWIYKKRARRWDDMSNLSKPLRAWLSDTYDLSPLSLVLDKQSRDVTDKLLLELRDRSLIETVIIRAPQEGVGLEYSRKTICISTQVGCAMACAFCASGLAGFKRNLSAGEIVAQLLHVCYREDSSTSRAREELASFDNIVVMGMGEPLANYDNLIRALTILNAEWGLGFGARRITVSTSGLVPKILKLADEPLGFRLAVSLHGATDEVREKIMPVNKAYPLAKLLPAIRTFSEKHGRMITLEFILIEDVNDSIDQAGELRDIARDLHAHVNLIPYNTVHGLEWRRPSPERQEAFADVLRAARIPVTLRREKGHDIDAACGQLRLKTEKDRESIVSTR from the coding sequence ATGCGATTCACTCCCGAAAAGCCTCCGATCACTGGGGAAACCTTGGGCACGCTCTCCGCGAGCCTCAAGGACCAGGGGGAGCCCGCATTCCGCGCACGCCAGATCCTCGATTGGATTTACAAGAAACGCGCCCGCCGCTGGGACGACATGTCCAACCTTTCAAAGCCGCTCCGCGCCTGGCTTTCGGATACCTACGACCTCTCCCCGCTCTCGCTTGTCCTCGACAAACAGTCCCGCGACGTCACCGACAAGCTTCTCCTCGAGCTTCGCGACCGCTCACTCATAGAAACAGTCATCATCCGGGCACCTCAGGAAGGCGTGGGTCTCGAGTACTCGCGCAAGACAATCTGCATCTCAACCCAGGTCGGCTGCGCCATGGCCTGCGCGTTTTGCGCCAGCGGCCTCGCAGGCTTCAAACGCAACCTGTCCGCCGGCGAGATTGTCGCGCAGCTTCTGCACGTCTGCTATCGCGAGGACTCCTCCACCAGCCGCGCCCGCGAGGAACTCGCCTCGTTTGACAATATCGTTGTCATGGGAATGGGCGAGCCCCTGGCCAACTACGACAACCTCATCCGCGCCCTCACCATTCTCAACGCCGAATGGGGCCTCGGCTTCGGCGCGCGGCGCATCACGGTTTCCACAAGCGGACTCGTCCCGAAAATTCTCAAGCTCGCCGATGAGCCCCTCGGCTTCAGACTGGCTGTCTCGCTTCACGGCGCCACTGACGAGGTGCGCGAAAAAATCATGCCGGTAAACAAGGCCTATCCCCTGGCAAAACTGCTGCCCGCCATCCGCACATTTTCGGAAAAACACGGTCGCATGATCACGCTCGAATTCATCCTCATCGAGGACGTCAACGACTCGATCGATCAAGCCGGTGAACTGCGCGACATCGCCCGCGACTTGCATGCGCATGTCAATCTAATCCCCTACAACACCGTGCACGGCCTCGAATGGCGGCGCCCCAGTCCCGAGCGCCAGGAGGCCTTCGCCGATGTTCTGCGGGCTGCACGCATTCCTGTGACACTGCGCAGGGAGAAGGGACACGACATCGACGCCGCCTGCGGCCAGCTTCGTCTCAAGACTGAGAAGGACCGGGAATCCATCGTGTCCACTCGGTGA
- a CDS encoding ATP-binding cassette domain-containing protein produces MIEVKGLVKTYGSKRAVDDVSFTVKRGEILGFLGPNGAGKSTTMKMITGYLRPTAGTAIVDGHDVAVDPVAVKRKIGYLPESAPAYGEMTVQEFLDFIAEIRGFVSAEARDAQRERAIRLTHLEPVRHQSIETLSKGFKQRVGFAQALLHDPPVLILDEPTDGLDPNQKNEVRSLIKSMATEKAVVLSTHILEEVDAICTRVIIISQGKVVVDETPARFQARQPGARLDAIFRSLTQSDT; encoded by the coding sequence ATGATCGAAGTAAAAGGCCTGGTCAAAACCTACGGTTCCAAACGCGCAGTCGATGATGTGAGTTTCACGGTCAAGCGTGGCGAGATTCTCGGATTTCTCGGACCCAATGGTGCAGGAAAATCGACGACGATGAAGATGATCACCGGTTATCTCCGTCCCACGGCCGGGACTGCCATTGTCGATGGACACGATGTGGCGGTGGATCCTGTCGCAGTGAAGCGGAAAATCGGATACCTCCCGGAAAGCGCCCCCGCTTACGGCGAAATGACCGTGCAGGAATTCCTGGACTTCATCGCCGAGATCCGCGGCTTCGTTTCCGCTGAGGCCCGCGATGCCCAAAGGGAACGCGCCATTCGGCTCACTCACCTCGAACCGGTCCGGCACCAGTCAATCGAAACCCTTTCGAAAGGATTCAAGCAGCGGGTCGGCTTCGCCCAGGCACTGCTTCACGATCCTCCCGTGCTCATCCTCGACGAACCCACGGACGGCCTCGACCCAAATCAGAAGAATGAGGTGCGCTCGCTCATCAAGAGCATGGCCACGGAAAAGGCCGTCGTGCTTTCAACCCACATTCTTGAGGAGGTCGACGCCATCTGCACGCGCGTCATCATCATCTCGCAGGGAAAGGTTGTCGTCGACGAGACACCCGCCCGGTTCCAGGCCCGTCAACCGGGCGCCCGGCTTGATGCCATCTTCCGGAGCCTGACGCAAAGCGACACGTGA
- a CDS encoding ABC transporter permease has product MSQIVPLFKREFLGYFRSPVAYVFLSIFLIASVGLAFFIGEFFKANVASLNSFFNLHPWLFLFLIPAAGMRLWSEEKRTGTIELLFTLPVTTLQAVLAKFLAAWAFLAVAILLSFPMIITVAYLGDPDWGIIITSYFGSILMAGAYLGVCAVTSAMTKNQVISFVISVVVCLVILLLGYSVFSETLTSILPIWLTDLIANFSFSTHFEPFTKGIVDPKDLVYFLSLIGFTLFVNVLVLER; this is encoded by the coding sequence ATGAGCCAAATCGTACCATTGTTCAAACGCGAGTTTCTCGGCTACTTCCGCTCGCCCGTCGCCTACGTGTTTCTGTCGATCTTCCTGATCGCAAGCGTGGGTCTGGCGTTCTTCATCGGCGAATTCTTCAAGGCCAACGTCGCCAGCCTGAACAGCTTTTTCAACCTTCATCCCTGGCTGTTTCTTTTCCTGATCCCCGCAGCCGGCATGCGTCTGTGGTCCGAGGAAAAGCGAACCGGCACGATCGAGCTGCTGTTCACGCTTCCGGTGACGACCCTCCAGGCGGTCCTGGCCAAATTTCTCGCGGCGTGGGCGTTCCTGGCGGTCGCGATTCTTCTTTCATTTCCGATGATCATCACGGTTGCCTACCTGGGTGACCCCGACTGGGGGATCATCATCACCAGTTACTTCGGCAGCATCCTGATGGCCGGCGCCTACCTCGGTGTCTGCGCCGTGACTTCCGCGATGACAAAGAACCAGGTGATCAGTTTCGTGATCAGCGTCGTGGTGTGCCTGGTCATTCTCCTGCTGGGCTACAGCGTCTTCAGTGAAACGCTGACCTCGATCCTTCCCATCTGGCTCACCGATCTCATCGCGAACTTCAGCTTCTCCACTCATTTCGAGCCCTTCACCAAGGGCATCGTCGATCCCAAGGATCTCGTCTATTTCCTGTCCCTGATCGGATTCACGTTGTTCGTCAACGTGCTTGTTCTCGAACGCTGA